CAACGGGAACCGCGGCAAACAGCTGCTCCGTCCCGAGGCGCGCATCGGCGTGGACCTGGAGCTGGATCGACTGCGCGCGCTCGGAGTCCAAGGCGTGACCGTGGCCATCCCTTTCCCCCTGCTCTACGACCCGTACTGGCAGGAGCAGGGGGATGCGGCCGCCTCGCGGGACATGGTGGAGTTCTTCCGGTGGGTGGCCGGCGAAGTGCATGGCCGCGGCATGAAACTCCTGGTGGAAAGCGGCGTGATGTTCCCCGGTGTCTATTCAGCGGGTTCTGAGGTCGATGCCAACGCGTACTACCAGACCTTGAGCGATGCGCAGTATGTGGAGGGACGCGTGCAGAACATCATCGCCATCGCCCGCGACGTCGGCCCGGACATCCTGAGCGTCGGGTCGGAGCCCGACACCGAATTCCGCCTGACCGGGAAGGAGTTTCTCCGAGATCCACGAGCGTTTGCCCGCATGGTCCGCACATTTGTGGACCGCACGGCGGCGGCCGGGTTCGGCGCCGTGCCGCTGGCCGCGGGGACCGGCACATGGTACGCTCCCGGCGCGAGCTACGTCGCGGAACTGTGCAAGATCGGCGGGCTCGCCGCCATCGACCTGCATCTGTACCCCATCAATCGGGACTACCTCAACAAAGCGTTGGCCTTCGCGCAACAGGGCCACGCCTGTGGCAAACGGGTGACGATGCTTGAGACGTGGCTCGAAAAGATCGCGGATGATGAGTTGAGCTCGACCGACGCTGCGGTCGACCCGACGATCTTTGCCAGGGACGCGTCCAACGTGTGGGCGCCGCTCGACCAGCGGTTCCTCGGCGTCATGGCGAAGTACGCGCGCGCCGCGGGAGTCGACACGGTCTCGGCATTTTGGTCGCGCTATTTCTTTGCCTATCTGGACCCCGGCCTCGTTGCGCACGCCGACGCGAGCCAGGTCCTCACGTGGGCATCGGCCGCGGCCGCCCAGGCGATGGTCGATGGACGCGTTACCGATACCGGCCTGAGCTATCGGGCCATCATTGCAGGCGGCGCCACCGCCGGGACACCGAGCCGATAACCGTCACCACAGCCGGCTGACAACAAACGCAAATCCCAGCGCGATCAGAATCAGCGCCCCGATGTTCTGTTGCCCAAGCGAGCGGGCCGCGAGAAACGCGATGCCGAGACCGATCAACGCGAGTCCTCCGGCCGACGTGAGCCGGCGCCGTCCGCCGACAGTGCGTCCGACCTGCGGTGAGGACGCGGGTCTTTGCCTCCCCACGACGATTCCCAACCCAATCACGATCAAGATCACCGGCCACCACTGGTCGAGTTCCTGCGGTACGTAGCCGAGGTTGCGGAGCAACAGGATGGCACCGATCAGGAGCAGCACCACCCCTCCCAGAAGGTCGCGCCGGTGCTCCAAGGGAGTTCCCTCCTATCTCGTGGTGTTGACTGAGCGTCTGCGTATGGTAAGCCCCAAACTCACTGCGCGAGGTACTCGCGAGCTTCGGCAGCCCACCGGTGCGGTTCCTGGTTGGTCGGGATCTCCACTTACTGCTAGAACATCGACGTGCCGTCCGGGTCCGCCGGGGCCAGGTACATGAGCGGATCGCGGAACAGGTCGTCGCGCGAGCAACAGAAGATCTCGGTATCGCTGATGCGGAACCCAGCCCGGAGGAGCGGAGCGAGGGCACCGTGCGGTTCCGGCACCACGATGCAGTATCGCGCCTCGTCACTCGACGCAGACGCAGGTTCCGCCGTGGTGCCCGCCCACCGCCACGCGGCGCCGGCGCATGCGACGGAGTCAGCGGACGCCGTCACCCCCATGGGTCCGAGGCGAATGTCGATACCGCCGGTCGCTTCTCTGGCGCACCGCCGCACGTATCCGTACCCCAGCGTGTCGGCGTTCCGTCGAAACCACAGCGGTACTGCGCCGAGAACGCGCTGCCAGTACGCGTGATCTTCGGGACGCCGGCGCCCGCACGCTTCGGCGTCCCAGGCCACTACGTCGGCACCGTCTCCGCCGGCCGGCACGGCGACCACCCCCGCGCTCGGCAGTTGTGCCACCGCCCCGGCCGTTCCCGTGAGGAAGAAGTGAGGCCACCGCGGCCTGAGCCCCGCTCGCACGTACAGGGTGAGCGCGCC
The nucleotide sequence above comes from bacterium. Encoded proteins:
- a CDS encoding DUF5668 domain-containing protein is translated as MEHRRDLLGGVVLLLIGAILLLRNLGYVPQELDQWWPVILIVIGLGIVVGRQRPASSPQVGRTVGGRRRLTSAGGLALIGLGIAFLAARSLGQQNIGALILIALGFAFVVSRLW
- a CDS encoding GNAT family N-acetyltransferase — encoded protein: MDVRIRRAVEADFPSVYRVWRAAAHPGRTSSTTHDVTLPLLRLFRHERTTGALWIAEDGDVAVGYAAALVRSGIAFISELFVAPDRQADGIGGTLLRQLMAAPATGYCTMSSTHPGALTLYVRAGLRPRWPHFFLTGTAGAVAQLPSAGVVAVPAGGDGADVVAWDAEACGRRRPEDHAYWQRVLGAVPLWFRRNADTLGYGYVRRCAREATGGIDIRLGPMGVTASADSVACAGAAWRWAGTTAEPASASSDEARYCIVVPEPHGALAPLLRAGFRISDTEIFCCSRDDLFRDPLMYLAPADPDGTSMF